One Oryza glaberrima chromosome 11, OglaRS2, whole genome shotgun sequence genomic region harbors:
- the LOC127753816 gene encoding uncharacterized protein LOC127753816 — MGISPTDLRLRFIEDITNGFSEDRKIGSGGYGEVFRGEDHESGEVIAVKKLYPSEVIDDKQFLNEFNNLMRIQHPNIVRLHGYSYEIQHKHIKHNNEYVFSKVITRILCFEYLQHGSLEKHLSDESGGLDWRTRYKIIRGICEGLTYLHGLEEPIFHLDLKPGNILLDKNMMPKIADFGLSRLFGGTQTHITRTVKGTIDYMPPEYIQMRQISNKYDIYSLGIVIIVVITGPEGFRRCADTPSQQFVEQVRNNWWNRIRETSKYAKEYCEQVKRCTEIALNCIEVEKEKRPTIVDVIHELKKTETAVIHETVQEDVMAGFIKFGAWGGKGGRDHELKLAPRRLKSVTIYSAVIVDSLAFSYTDRNDHHQTVGPWGGPGGYRYTIKFGQSEFLQEISGTIGPFMNSRTKVVTSLKFVTNEHIYGPFGQGGGTEFCAPTKSADNIVGFFGRAGWYLDAIGVYLHQKQPTLDEEELTTDDAQTIGGRGDEIGMAGFNKIGPWGGNGGIGHDMEAVPHRLESITIYSSVVVDSLEFSYSEVNGDNHTLGPWGTASESSQTIRLGPYEFLMAVSGTVGPFNSMPNVITSLKFITNGGTYGPFGQGGGTPFEVPMQYNGNIVGFFGRAGQCLEAIGVYIRTF; from the exons ATGGGGATATCACCTACTGATCTACGTCTACGATTTATAGAAGATATTACAAATGGATTTTCAGAGGACCGAAAAATCGGAAGTGGTGGCTATGGAGAGGTTTTCAGG GGAGAGGATCATGAAAGTGGGGAAGTTATAGCTGTGAAGAAACTTTATCCCTCTGAAGTAATTGACGACAAGCAATTCCTCAATGAATTCAATAACCTTATGAGGATACAACATCCAAATATAGTAAGGCTACACGGTTACAGTTATGAAATACAACATAAGCATATCAAGCACAACAACGAATATGTTTTTTCTAAAGTCATAACAAGAATTCTCTGCTTCGAGTATTTGCAACACGGAAGTCTTGAAAAACACCTTTCTG ATGAATCTGGTGGACTTGATTGGCGCACACGTTACAAGATAATTAGGGGGATTTGTGAGGGTTTAACTTACCTTCATGGATTGGAAGAACCTATTTTCCATCTTGATCTAAAACCTGGCAATATATTGCTAGATAAAAATATGATGCCAAAAATTGCAGATTTTGGTCTGTCAAGGCTTTTTGGTGGAACACAAACCCATATAACCAGAACTGTGAAAGGCACAAT TGACTACATGCCCCCGGAGTACATTCAAATGCGCCAAATCTCCAACAAGTATGATATATACAGCTTAGGTATTGTAATCATAGTCGTAATTACAGGACCTGAAGGTTTCAGACGTTGTGCAGATACGCCTTCCCAACAATTTGTTGAGCAA GTACGCAACAATTGGTGGAATAGGATAAGGGAAACATCAAAATATGCAAAAGAATACTGCGAGCAAGTGAAAAGATGCACTGAAATAGCATTAAATTGCATAGAGgtggagaaagaaaagagacccaCTATAGTGGATGTTATCCATGAGCTGAAGAAGACAGAGACTGCTGTAATTCACGAAACAGTACAAGAGGATGTGATG GCTGGATTTATCAAGTTCGGAGCCTGGGGTGGGAAGGGGGGAAGAGATCACGAATTGAAGTTGGCACCTCGCCGTCTGAAAAGCGTGACAATTTACAGTGCTGTAATTGTTGATTCGCTTGCATTTTCATATACGGATCGTAATGATCACCATCAAACTGTTGGTCCATGGGGTGGACCTGGTGGATATCGTTACACG ATTAAGTTTGGTCAATCTGAGTTTTTACAAGAAATTTCTGGAACAATTGGTCCATTTATGAATTCAAGAACCAAGGTTGTAACATCACTTAAGTTTGTCACGAATGAACATATATACGGGCCTTTCGGACAAGGAGGAGGAACTGAATTCTGTGCACCAACAAAGAGTGCTGATAACATTGTTGGCTTCTTTGGGCGTGCGGGCTGGTATCTTGATGCAATCGGCGTCTACCTTCATCAGAAACAACCCACCCTTGATGAAGAGGAATTGACCACTGATGATGCGCAAACAattggaggaagaggagatgagATAGGGATG GCTGGGTTCAACAAGATTGGGCCTTGGGGTGGAAATGGAGGAATCGGTCATGACATGGAGGCGGTACCTCACCGTCTAGAAAGCATAACAATTTATAGCTCTGTTGTTGTTGATTCCCTTGAGTTTTCCTACAGTGAAGTTAATGGGGATAATCACACTTTAGGTCCTTGGGGAACTGCTAGTGAAAGTAGCCAAACG ATTCGGCTTGGCCCTTACGAGTTTTTGATGGCAGTTTCTGGAACAGTAGGTCCATTTAATTCAATGCCAAATGTTATTACATCGCTTAAGTTCATCACAAATGGTGGTACCTATGGACCTTTTGGACAAGGAGGAGGGACTCCATTTGAAGTTCCAATGCAGTATAATGGCAACATCGTTGGCTTCTTTGGCCGTGCAGGGCAGTGCCTCGAAGCAATTGGGGTCTACATTCGCACATT